A window of the Diabrotica undecimpunctata isolate CICGRU chromosome 1, icDiaUnde3, whole genome shotgun sequence genome harbors these coding sequences:
- the Taldo gene encoding transaldolase, which translates to MSEVGLHVGVITEPHAKKAKKMSNTLEQLKALTTVVADTGDFEAMKAFKPTDATTNPSLILAASALPQYKPIIDKAIQYGNKLGGDMSQKLDNTMDMLCVLFGVEILKIVPGRVSTEVDARLSFNKEASVAKARKIIKLYEEQGISKDRILIKLASTWEGIQAARELEKKHNIHCNLTLLFNFAQAVACAEAGVTLISPFVGRILDWYVANTDKKSYSGDEDPGVVSVTKIYNYYKKFGYKTVVMGASFRNVGEIKALAGCDLLTISPKLLGELEASHDSLPVKLSVESALKSDLEKIEIDESTFRWMLNEDQMATDKLSDGIRKFAADSIKLEGTLKPLLCAAKK; encoded by the exons ATGTCAGAAGTAGGATTGCACGTCGGGGTGATAACAGAGCCGCACGCGAAGAAGGCCAAAAAGATGTCCAACACGCTCGAACAACTTAAAGCCCTGACTACAGTGGTTGCTGACACCGGGGACTTTGAGG CTATGAAAGCCTTCAAACCTACCGATGCAACCACCAACCCTTCCCTCATATTGGCTGCATCGGCTCTACCACAATACAAACCCATCATTGACAAAGCTATCCAATATGGCAACAAACTCGGCGGGGACATGAGTCAGAAATTGGACAACACTATGGATATGTTATGTGTCTTGTTTGGAGTCGAAATTTTGAAAATTGTCCCAGGGCGAGTTTCCACTGAAGTGGATGCAAG ACTGTCCTTCAACAAGGAAGCCAGTGTTGCCAAAGCCCGCAAAATCATTAAACTGTATGAAGAACAAGGTATTTCCAAAGACAGAATCCTGATCAAGTTGGCATCAACATGGGAAGGAATCCAAGCTGCAAG AGAGCTTGAAAAGAAACACAACATTCACTGCAATCTGACATTACTCTTTAACTTTGCCCAAGCTGTAGCTTGTGCGGAAGCTGGTGTCACTCTTATCTCACCTTTTGTCGGGCGTATTCTTGACTGGTACGTCGCAAACACAGATAAGAAGAGCTACTCTGGCGATGAGGACCCTGGCGTCGTCTCAGTCACTAAGATCTACAACTACTACAAGAAATTCGGGTATAAGACTGTTGTTATGGGAGCTTCTTTCCGAAATGTCG GTGAAATAAAGGCATTAGCCGGTTGCGATCTGCTCACTATCAGTCCCAAGCTCCTCGGCGAGTTGGAAGCCAGCCACGACTCCCTTCCCGTCAAGTTAAGCGTCGAATCTGCTCTAAAATCAGACCTCGAGAAGATAGAGATCGATGAGTCCACATTTAGGTGGATGTTGAACGAAGACCAGATGGCTACTGATAAACTTTCAGACGGCATTAGGAAGTTTGCTGCCGATTCCATCAAGTTGGAAGGGACATTGAAACCGTTGTTGTGCGCTGCAAAGAAATGA